ACAACTGTACCTTTAACCGCAGCTTTATAACCAACACCAACTAGCTGCAACTTACGTTCGAAGCCTTCGCTAACACCTTTAACAAGGTTGTTCAATACAGCGCGAGCAGTACCAGCTTGCATCCAAGCATCTTTCGATTCTTTAGCTGGAGCAAGTTGAAGTTTACCTTCTTCCTGTTTTAGCTCGACCAGCGCATGCAGGTTGAAAGACAATGTACCTTTGCTGCCTTTCACTTCGACCTGCCGGCCGTTCTGAGTAACTGTTACACCATTTGGTACAGTTACTGGGGCTTTAGCCACACGAGACATGAGGAATCACCTATTAAGAAACAAAAGCAATAACTTCACCACCGATGCCCGCAGCACGTGCAGCGCGATCAGTCATGATGCCTTTGCTTGTAGAAACAATTGCAATACCTAAACCTTGCTTAACGCTTGGAAGTTTATCTTTGCCACGGTATTGGCGAAGGCCTGGACGGCTTACGCGCTTAACCATTTCGATAACTGGTTTGCCTTCG
The window above is part of the Acinetobacter baumannii genome. Proteins encoded here:
- the rplF gene encoding 50S ribosomal protein L6, encoding MSRVAKAPVTVPNGVTVTQNGRQVEVKGSKGTLSFNLHALVELKQEEGKLQLAPAKESKDAWMQAGTARAVLNNLVKGVSEGFERKLQLVGVGYKAAVKGTVVNLNLGYSHPIDYALPEGVTAETPTATEIILKSANKQLLGQVAAEIRAYRSPEPYKGKGVRYSDEVILRKEAKKK